The following proteins are co-located in the Phyllostomus discolor isolate MPI-MPIP mPhyDis1 chromosome 1, mPhyDis1.pri.v3, whole genome shotgun sequence genome:
- the OPTN gene encoding LOW QUALITY PROTEIN: optineurin (The sequence of the model RefSeq protein was modified relative to this genomic sequence to represent the inferred CDS: inserted 1 base in 1 codon): protein MSYESSVNPASSPVNEIHSRVSARIRHEWCSDSIHRAAAMSHEPLSCLTEKGDSPSETTGNGPPHLAHPNLGTFTPEELLQQMKELLIENHQLKEAMKLNNQAMKGRFQELSAWTEKQKEERXFFETQSKEAKERLMALSHENEKLKEELGKLKWKTERSFEDPAEDPQVPKAEAEQEMEQLKTQVVRLQAEKADLLGIVSELQLKLNSGGSSEDSFVEIRMAEGGADVAMQEIKRSPGPTRTDATDKSRPAEGARNYLESEELTVSQLLLCLREGNQKVERLENALKEATKRVSDFEKKANDHSEIETQTEGSTEKEKEEEKDRETVGSEVEALNLQVTTLFKELQEAHTKLSEAELMKKRLQEKCQALERKNSAAPSELNEKQELIYNNKKLELQVESMRSEIKMEQAKREDEKSKLAILQLTHNKLLEEYSHALKTVEDLKQRESEKVDKVVLQELNEKLELAEKALASKQLQMDEMKQTIAKQEEDLETMTVLRAQMEVYCSDFHAERAAREKIHEEKEQLALQLAILLKDNNVFEDGDRQSLMEMQSRHGARTSDPDQQDYLVQRGAEDNNWRQQQQQNMPIHSCPKCGEVLPDIDTLQIHVMDCII from the exons ATGAGCTATGAAAGCTCAGTGAACCCAGCTTCGTCCCCTGTAAATGAGATACATAGTAGAGTTTCAGCGAGGATTAGACATGAGTGGTGCAGTGATTCAATACACA GAGCTGCTGCCATGTCCCACGAACCTCTTAGCTGCCTGACTGAAAAGGGGGACAGCCCCAGTGAAACCACTGGGAATGGCCCCCCACATCTGGCTCACCCAAACCTGGGCACATTTACCCCAGAGGAGCTGCTGCAGCAAATGAAAGAGCTCCTGATTGAGAACCATCAGCTGAAAG AAGCCATGAAGCTGAATAACCAAGCTATGAAAGGGCGGTTTCAGGAGCTTTCAGCCTggacagagaaacagaaggaggaaC CTTTTTTTGAGACCCAGAGCAAAGAAGCCAAAGAGCGCCTAATGGCTCTGagccatgaaaatgaaaaattgaaagaagaacttggaaaactaaaatggaaaacagaaagatCATTTGAG GACCCCGCTGAGGACCCACAGGTCCCCAAGGCAGAAGCAGAACAGGAAATGGAACAGCTGAAGACCCAAGTGGTCCGCCTTCAAGCTGAAAAGGCAGATCTGCTGGGCATTGTGTCTGAATTACAGCTCAAGCTGAACTCAGGCGGCTCCTCTGAAGACTCCTTTGTTGAAATTAGGATGGCT GAAGGAGGAGCAGATGTGGCAATGCAAGAAATCAAGAGGAGTCCTGGGCCCACAAGAACTGATGCTACCGACAA GAGCCGACCTGCAGAAGGTGCCAGGAATTATTTGGAATCTGAGGAACTAACTGTGAGCCAGCTCCTGCTTTGTctaagggaaggaaaccagaaggTGGAGAGACTTGAAAATGCACTCAAGGAAGCCACAAAAAG AGTTTCAGATTTTGAAAAGAAAGCCAATGATCATTCTGAGATCGAGACCCAGACAGAGGGGagcacagaaaaagagaaagaagaggagaaagacagagaaact GTTGGAAGTGAGGTGGAAGCCTTGAACCTTCAGGTGACAACCTTGTTTAAGGAGCTTCAAGAGGCTCATACAAAACTCAGTGAAGCTGAGCTAATGAAGAAGAGGCTTCAAGAAAA ATGTCAGGCCCTTGAAAGGAAAAATTCTGCAGCCCCATCAGAGCTGAATGAAAAGCAAGAGCttatttacaataacaaaaaGTTAGAGCTACAAGTGGAAAGCATGCGATCGGAAATCAAAATGGAGCAGGCAAAAAGGGAAGACGAAAA GTCCAAATTAGCCATTCTACAGCTGACACACAACAAACTCCTTGAAGAATACAGTCACGCACTGAAAACAGTTGAAGACCTAAAACAGAGAGAg TCAGAAAAAGTGGATAAGGTGGTGCTGCAGGAACTAAATGAAAAACTGGAACTGGCAGAGAAGGCGCTGGCTTCCAAGCAGCTTCAGATGGATGAGATGAAGCAGACCATTGCCAAGCAGGAGGAGGACCTGGAAACCATGACAGTTCTTAGGGCGCAG ATGGAGGTTTACTGTTCGGACTTTCATGCTGaaagagcagcaagagagaagataCATGAAGAAAAGGAGCAGCTCGCATTGCAGCTGGCAATTTTGCTGAAAGACAATAATGTTTTTGAAGATGGAGACAG GCAGTCCTTGATGGAAATGCAGAGCCGTCATGGGGCCAGAACCAGTGACCCCGACCAGCAGGATTACCTTGTTCAAAGAG GAGCTGAGGATAATAACTGGCGGCAACAGCAACAGCAGAATATGCCAATTCATTCTTGCCCCAAATGTGGAGAAGTTCTGCCCGACATAGACACATTACAAATTCATGTCATGGACTGCATCATTTAA